In the Pseudonocardia cypriaca genome, one interval contains:
- a CDS encoding winged helix-turn-helix domain-containing protein — MTSTVETIGPAAARRAALAAQGFAHPRPSGPPTRRHLLRVLGRVRLLQLDSVNVAVRAHYMPVFSRLGPYDRALVDDAAWSHSARKPRLLVEAWAHEASLVPVEEWPLLWSGAFRDRWWRTYQPLVDRHPGLVDDILAAVKELGPISAGAIEKALEAPTRPRPPGASWWERSDVKRVCEYLFGIGSLTTGTRRHFERLYDLPERVLPPEVLAAPAPSAEEASRTLVLGSAVALGVATEPELRDYYRLAPKRSQVAVAELVDAGRLEQVQVRGWERPAYRVPGARVPRRITGRALLCPFDPLVWERARTERVFGFHYRIEIYVPEPKRRYGYYVFPFLLDGELVARVDLKADRVAGVLRVPGAFAEEGVDVPRVVAELAAELQAMADWLGLDGVEVGERGDLAAPLLREVRAQSRSVASLPAVSVSAGV; from the coding sequence GTGACGTCCACCGTCGAGACGATAGGTCCCGCCGCCGCGCGCCGGGCGGCGCTGGCCGCCCAGGGGTTCGCCCACCCGCGGCCGTCCGGCCCGCCCACGCGCCGCCACCTCCTGCGGGTGCTCGGCCGGGTCCGGCTGCTGCAGCTCGACTCGGTCAACGTCGCCGTCCGCGCCCACTACATGCCGGTGTTCAGCCGGCTGGGGCCCTACGACCGCGCTCTCGTCGACGACGCCGCCTGGTCCCACTCGGCGCGCAAGCCCCGGCTGCTCGTCGAGGCGTGGGCCCACGAGGCCAGCCTGGTGCCCGTGGAGGAGTGGCCGCTGCTGTGGTCAGGGGCGTTCCGCGATCGGTGGTGGCGCACCTACCAGCCACTGGTCGACCGCCACCCCGGCTTGGTCGACGACATCCTCGCCGCCGTCAAGGAGCTGGGCCCGATCAGCGCGGGGGCCATCGAGAAGGCGCTCGAGGCGCCCACCCGGCCGCGGCCGCCCGGGGCGTCGTGGTGGGAGCGTTCCGACGTCAAGCGCGTCTGCGAGTACCTCTTCGGCATCGGCTCGCTCACCACCGGCACGCGCCGCCACTTCGAGCGGCTCTACGACCTGCCCGAGCGCGTGCTCCCGCCCGAGGTGCTGGCCGCGCCGGCGCCGAGCGCCGAGGAGGCGTCCCGCACGCTGGTGCTGGGCTCCGCGGTGGCGCTGGGCGTGGCCACCGAGCCCGAGCTGCGCGACTACTACCGCCTCGCCCCCAAGCGCAGCCAGGTGGCGGTGGCGGAGCTGGTCGACGCGGGCCGGCTGGAGCAGGTGCAGGTGCGCGGCTGGGAGCGGCCGGCGTACCGGGTTCCGGGCGCCCGCGTGCCGCGGCGCATCACCGGCCGCGCCTTGCTCTGCCCGTTCGACCCGCTGGTCTGGGAGCGGGCCCGCACGGAGCGCGTCTTCGGGTTCCACTACCGCATCGAGATCTACGTGCCGGAGCCGAAGCGTCGGTACGGCTACTACGTGTTCCCGTTCCTGCTCGACGGCGAGCTGGTGGCCCGGGTCGACCTCAAGGCCGACCGGGTGGCGGGGGTGCTGCGGGTGCCGGGAGCGTTCGCCGAGGAGGGGGTCGACGTCCCGCGCGTCGTCGCGGAGCTGGCCGCGGAGCTGCAGGCCATGGCCGACTGGCTCGGGCTCGACGGGGTCGAGGTGGGGGAGCGGGGCGACCTCGCCGCCCCGCTGCTGCGCGAGGTTCGGGCTCAGAGCCGCAGCGTTGCCAGCTTGCCGGCCGTATCGGTGTCCGCGGGCGTCTAG